TTAGAGTCAGCTATGAGTTGAACATTTGCTAGAGAACAACTCTGGAACAAGATGAATAAAATGCGTATAGACTACAGCAATTTCAAGAAATTGTTGGAAACTATGGGTTTTGGATGGAATCCAATAACCAAGACAACGATAGTTGATGATACAGTATGGGCAAATGCTTTACAGGTAAACAACATTACCTATTACTGCTTATAAAattgattttacatttataaagTCTCATACATTGTGCTGTACTATTCAGGAAAATCCAAGGTGGGCGAAGTTTAAGAAGAATGGGTGGGATCATTGGCCTGAGCTGCAGATGATATTTGGAGATTCATATGCACGTGGAGATAGGAAAACTAATCAGGATGAAGAAGATTTTGGTGAGACATAGATGAACCAAGATCCACAAACACCTCTTAATATGAATCTGGATGACATAGAAAAGGATTTGGAGTTGACTAACCCTTCCAAGCTGGTGGTAGTATTAATCAATCTACCACAATTGATCACAGTGTGGTTGGTTGTCAAGCCTTGCTGGACTCCATACCTGATTTGCCATAGGATATATATTTCAAAGTTGTGAAGCATATGTGGGATGATCCTAATTGGAGGATGTTTTTCTATGAAACACTTCTTGAACGAAGGAAGTGGCTTATTGATCGTCTTACTACTCAATCTTTAAATAAACAATAGACTACTTTAGGTTTTTGTATGGTGGTAAAATAGTAGACTGCTTTTGATTTATGGTTGTGGATGTTTAAGGAACTGTGTTGGTTTTAGTTTGTTATCTTTTGAGGTTTTTTGTATAACAGACCAATGATGGTATTGATTAACATTTATGGTTGTGGATGTTATGGtatcttttgattttggttGTGGATGTTGTGGTATTTACTTTGTTCCTTTCTTCTATATGATTGTATTTACATTATGAATCTTTTTTTAGGATTTCAGAAAATGTCATCAAATATAGAcatgattgatgatgaattgatcaTTCTGGGCTATTCGGCAATAATAATTGCATAGTCACTGTATAGTAAGGAGCCATGTAGGGATGGCATGTTTAGAGGAGCAATGATGGCCCATGAGATATTAAATGGGCATGCAGATAGAtgttataaaaaatttcataaggAATGACACGTCTGTGAGAACCTCTGCAGATTGATGGTTCATAGGAGTTGGTTGAAGGACTCCTGCTATCTACGAGTTGATGAACAACTAGCCTTGTTCTTATTCATTGTAGGAAAGGGTGCAAGCAATAGAGATGCACAAGAGTGATTTTAGCGATCTGGTTGGATAATTAGCCAACATTTTGGGATAGTGTTGAAGGCTATGCATTCACTAGTGAAAGAAAGAATCAAACCACCCAGCTTCAATTGTATCCCCATTGAGATAGATTCAAATCTAAAGTATTGGCTTTTTTTTAAGGCAATTAATAGATAAAATTATAGGTCATTTTTTAGTAAAAGATTTTACTACTAAActtcctattaaaaaaaaatatatttactaCTAAACTAACAAAAACATGTGAAAGTTAATGTAGAGGACTACAAAAGTGCAATTGATGACAGTCATGTTCATGCAACTGTACcaagagaagatcaaacctgTTATAGGAATCAAAAAGGGATAACGACACAAAATGTGATGTGCCTCTGTTCATTTGATATGCGATTTACATATGTGAACGTTGGATGGGAAGGAAGTGCAAATGACTATAGAGTCTTtgaatcagtaaaaaaaaaaaaaatccacttttcCCACATTGACCTCTAGGTGAAATTTTAACGTTATATGTTTTAGTATTAAcaatttaatattatattaatatttgataCTTCAATGCCACATATAAAACTAATCATACCATTgtatattataaaatatttacTACAAGGAAGTATTATGTCATAGATTCCGGATATGCAAATCAAACTAGCTATTTAACCCCGTTCAGGGGTCAGAGATATCATTTGCCAGATTATAGAGGTGATGGAAGGGCTCCAAGAACTGCTAGAGAGCTGTTTAACTATAGACATTCATGTCTTAGAAATGTCATTGAACGCACTTTCGGAgtcttcaaaaataaattcaagaTTTTAAGGCAAATGAATGGTTGTCCCCTTGATATTGAAGGTTCTATTATGATCGCATGTTGTGGCTTGCAAAACTATATAAGAGATGAAGCCCATCTAGATCGAGAGTTTACAGAACTTGGGCTCGATGACAAAGACCCACCAAATGATGACCTCAATCCGGATCATCAATATTATAATggctcttcatcttcatctagtCAAAGGAACCGAACAAGAGAGATGAATGAAGTTAGGATACGCATTGCTAATGCATTGGCTGTGAAAGAAAGACTACAACTGATATGAAGAAAGTGTGTTTAAGTATTTTGATGAAACTACTTTTGATGAAGTATTTTGACGAagcttctcctttttttttttttttcttataattaatTTGATGTTTGTAGTAAAACAAATGTGATACTATTGTTGGATGTTAAGAAACCTGTGATTTGactatttcttttcattgtcTATTgcattgattttaaaatttcttaagAGATGGCTTCTACTATGAGCAACATCATTGCTAAGTGTGACTCACGCAAAGGTAGTAGGATGAAAGCCGTCCTAGATGCCATTAACAAACTTGATCTGAACAATGATGAAAAATAGTATGCACTGGACTGAAGGAGTGTTAATTGGTTCTTAATTTATTTGCAATGGAACCTGGAATTTTGTAGTATTCATACCAAAATTCTATGTTATGGTATTGtaacctttatttatttatttatttattttaagaacCATGAAACCATGTATTTTGATATCAATTTCATTTCAATATGGTCATCAATGGCgttttgtgtaaatattgaaataatgaaaaaaatgtgtCAAGGAATAGTTCTTACCAAACGCCATTTCACTCCAGAACTATCCCCAGAACGGTTTTGGAACAAGTTTACCAAACGCCGAAACAAAGTCAAAAATTTATCTTTAAATGAGGCAACGCAAATAGATGATTTTGCCGAAGAATAGCGTTCTTAGAACAAAATCGTTACTAGAGAACCTCCAAGTGGATTTtttgagacttgagagaaaCTTTTACATCAAATGTTCAAACTTTCACATCTACAAATGAGAGGAATTgattgaattgaaatttttcGAACTAATTCATTATGTGCCACAAACTTTGAATATCAATGGAACTACCACGTAACCAATATTTGGGCTCTGTAGCAAAGGTCTTCCACACAGCGTGGTTATAAAATTAATTGATTAATCTCAAATTAATTATATGGGAAAGTCTTTCATATATAATGTTTCCTTAGTACTATAAACTCCAAccatttcttccttttataTTTGTAAATATAGAAAGGAGATTGAACGGAATTTACTCATCGCCATCAATTCAACAATTTGAATGTTATGAAATCCTGAGACTAAAATTTGTGAAAGAACTTTGAAGTAATACAATATGGTTGCAGTTTAGCCTATTAAACTATTTCTCTTGTGAATTTTCTCCTATTAAACAGTGgaggtcttttcttttcttctttataagATGTCAATACCTAGACCAACCCGAAGGACCAAATTAGACTGACTGGCTAAACCTAAGATCATTTGACTGTTTATTGGTTGGTTCAATTTCAGAAGGGTTGGAAGAATTTTGCAAATATTGGCTCTTGGTCTAGATCGGTTAGACTGATGATGATTAGCAAAATAACCCGAAGACTGATGACACTGGATAACCTAAGCAACAGGTCTGGAATAAAGTCTCTTCAGTTAAAATGTAATGTATGTGTGGGAGTTAGGGCCTTTAGGTTGGGGCTATAATAGCAGCTTTAGAGTCAATAAATTGAATAAGATCATCTACCCTTTAGTCCTGAAAGACCCAAAGCCCAAGAGAATAAGCCAAAGCAAGGTTTTAAGACTTGGGATCAGTCTTGACTCGTTTGGGATGGGATTGGATCGGATGGATTTACCCctattttgtttaaaaaaaaaaaaaaaaaaaagggtttttttaccattttacccttagaCCGTAACCAGTGGATCAATATCGAATCAGTCAAGAATCAGGATCAATCGACTGATAACAATCTAATCCGATTTTAAAACCATGCCCCAAAGACTTGGCTGGTTGATTTAAACAGTTACAGAGAGCTGTGGATGAAAAATAAAGGCATTATTGATGTCCAAATGTAGAATATCCTAATCAAATTCTTCATGGCAGAATCCAAAGTCTTATTATTGTGAAGGTCTTGAATTACTAGTTGAGACTTGAGTTCTTGTGATGAACCTccgagttttttctttttttttcaaggtacAAGAGCCACTATGGTCATACACGAGTACAAAATCCCCTGAAGGGCCAGCTAAAGACCCACTCAAGGGGGCCAACAATGAGCCCAATAGGCTCACTTATTTAAACTACGGCTACTGCTATCTAATTACTATATGGGAAAACTGTAAAGGTTCTCAAAGCCTAAGGTGTACTGCACGCCCTCTTTCAATATATAACCGAAATCATTTATCAGAACCGAAATCGACTGGTTATGACTGAACCGAACCGCATCGTAGGAATATGATCCGATTTTGGTTTCATAAGCCATAATCCCAGTTCGATTCTGTTCAAAACCATAAAACTGCTTGTTAACCGGAACCTAGTGTTAAAGTGTTCTAAAACTTTTAGAGTTTTAGTGATTTGACTTTTGATGGGTCtctatgaaaaaaagaaagtacTAACCGAGAGGGCAAGACGAGATGGAATTTCACTTTCACACgtcttgatttcttgatttccaggatcatagttaattagttatcatatttgtaattttttatataaatagaaagtatattgtccatagcaaaaaaaaaaaaatatatatatatatatacacacacatatatatatatatagtcttgACTCTTTAGGAAGTTTATTGCATATAGGATTCGCACTAGCTATAGGATTCGTGGTAGCAGTGATCCACTAAGCCAACAAAGGTTCTTTAATATTATATCTATATGTAACAATTGCAAAGATAGACTTTGAGATAATAAAACGTTGCAACTTATAGAGGTAAATCTCTACCATTATACTATCtcgctctctccctctctaataTCTGGTCTATTACTTGGTAGTGAACGAATAACAAAAATTGATTAGAAACTGCTAAAATCGAAACCGGAAGAAAACGATTTGATTTCAGCTTATTCTTATCTAGTGtagttttggtttcaccttatcaaaatgtaaaccgaACCGGAATAAAACTGAATAACCGAAACTGaaccatttgacacccctacatgggATTATTATATTGttctttttaaatgaaaaaaaaaaaaaagattaaaaaagaaaaatcaatatgAGAGGGTGTAGAATACCttgcttgctcagagaaccctctcctgGCCCTTAGTATATAGAAGGATGGAGTGTAGGATCGAACACCTGCCCTTGGACTTATGCTAATTTGCACAAGTCAGCAACCCCTATCGCAGGCACCATATCAACAAAAAGGTCGGTTTTCATGAATCCAGTAACTCAAGATTAACCAAAGTGAATCCAGATCTAGCTCAGAGCTCAACCCCAGGCTACACATCTTTCAAGTAAACGCTTGAATCTAGGCCCTTGGGCCAAACCTCCCCCCAAAACAAATAACACCATGTAGAGAGCCTTGAACCAGCTCTTCCTAGCCTGCTAAATCACATTTATATGTACATGAAATTGAGACTAGGGAGAGaagtaggggtgcaagtttggctctGACATACCGAACCCACCCTAATCCCGAACAAGTACCGACCCGAAGATTTTGGCATTGAGGGCCGgcccgaccctgaaatttctgaccttgAGTCAAGGTTAGGGtaggtaagggttgatgtctttggcctgcCCAGTCCGTCCTAAACCAAAACCTGATTTTGGCCCTACCCGACCCTGGTTTTTGCCCCTAatgttgattttggattttttgttttcttaagaaGTTCAACTCTTTGGTTAACATGACaaaggttttgagatcttcaaattttttgccttaggatgatctctttgtttatcatgacaaataattgaagttttttggattatttgctttcttaagatgatctcctctttgtttaccataatagttggagttatttatattgtttgaatgtttgctttaggatgttctcctcattTCTCATGACAACTAATTTATGACTTTGtgtttttatctcctctttattatgaatattttttatattttaattatttcatattttgtagggtcagggtcaaggtcagggtATACCCGACctttgatggcaaaccagggtcaatcggggtcagggtcagggccaatcaaggtcaccctagcccaaccctaaaaAATCAATGTCAattagggcgggtaagggtttggcctaggttgaagttttgcggccctaagtcagggtcagagcaggtttgggcccagttaaagGGAATCAGGGTCGGgctaaggttttaagaaacccagcccaacccggtcCTATTGCACCTCTAGAGAGAAGGCCTAGTGTGTTGCCATCTTTGAACAAATGATTCATAACATTGTTTAAATTTTGCTCACAAGGTATACAAATACAGACAGGGTAAGGGATTTTCACACAAAAGATCTTCTGTTCCAATTGAACAGCAGCAAAGGCTCAAGCCACAAGACCAGAAGACGAGTTTATCTTCTCTGATCATTAAGGTTAGGCCCCTAAGCAGATATCCTTACTTCCAAGGAAAAGGTGCAAGACAAGCAACCACACCATTTgaagattttccatttttcaaatctgaaaatcAGTCTGTGCTTCCAAAGCATCAATGTCAATAGCTTCTGTGATAAGCGTATTATGGTTCCACTGAAACAGCATGATTTCGTTGtctaatttttcttatttattcccttctctttctctaagTCAATCTGTTCAGCCTCCGGTACTGCCATTGCACTTATTTTCGAATTCGTTTCCTCAATCTTTTCATTTAGATTGACACTTGTTACCATGCCGATCAAGACATTTATGATTGTTTCCCTGCTTTCGAACAAGGGCAAACCAATAATCACAATAGAGCCTACGGTACCCCATGCAATTGCAATGACAGCCCAGAATGTGAAGTATCCGATACTGAACGCTCctgaaaaagggaaaacaatttAGGACAATATATCTTATAGAAACTCTACTTTGGACCACCAAAAGCAAATCTATTTTTGTAGTCTCAAAGCCAACATAATTCATCTGTTAAGGATATATCTTAGTGTAATGGCTGTTTGAACCTCTGAGAATCCAAACAGCCAGGAAAGATATGATTTAATTCCGATCAGGACAGGTCAATTCGGCATCGCATTACTTAGTTTTAGTTTCTACTTATTCTAAGTTCAATAAGAAATCCAAATTTCCTTTTAAAATGGTAAGGCTTGACCTCCATAGAAACAGAAGAATTAGTTATGTTTGGTGCAGTCAGAATATCCTGACTCTGTTGTTAAGTTAAAGAATCCAACCTTAAATAGAGGCATATCTTAATAGATTGGAAGAAATTCATGTACGTATCCAAAGCCACTAGACAGGAGTCATAGGTGAACTTACTGGCTGGAAGAGACAGAACAGGCCACAGTATCACAATCACAACAGTGAAACCGATACCCCATTTCACTATCCAAGATTTTGCATGCTTAAGCTTTTCTTCCTTGAATTCTTCATCTGGCAAATCGGTCTTATCCGTTTCTACCATGGTTATTTGCTTGGTGCTTTCCCAGTCATAATTCTGAGGCCACAATAAACTATATACAGCATGGATAGCCCCACCAGTCAGAATAGAGACAAGGTTTCCGGCAAGCATCGGTGCATTCCTACCAGTAGTGTCAAGATTTACTCGGCGATACTCTACTTTCGTCACTGATAGCCACGTGATGATTCCAAGAATGCAGCCAGTGATTGTTCCAACAATGGCACCTGATGCATTTGCTTTTTTCCACAGAAGCATGAAAGCTATAGGAGGAACTGCTGAACCAATAAGAACTCCCATGGCTAGATACATCCAGCCCAATGATACTCCAGCCTTGTTCAAAATCACTGCTAGCACTCCCATGAAACATCCAAAAGCCAGAATGATAAAccttgaaattttcagaatttgcTTTCCAGTTGCATTTGGATTGATATAGGTACGGTATATGTCATATGTACACAAAGAAGAAACAGCAATTAGCTCAGCGGAACCAGCGGATGTCACAGCCCTGAAAATAGAACAAACATGCGATAAATCACAAGAAGTAACCTTTTCTTCTTTGCCTGATAGATGCATCTTTGCATAAATACATatcaaccatgaaaagaagTGAGACTCACATAAAAAGCATTGTAAGAAGTAAAACAGATCCTGCTTTTCCCATCAAAGCTATAGCTGTAGCAGGTGGAACTAGTCCATGACCAGCCTCACTTGCTGTTAGTGGTAGATCAAGAGCTAAGGCTCCTAAACCCAGTGATGTTGCCAATGAGAAAGGCACAGCAAACCAAACCAGCCCTCCCAACAAGTAGCCCTTGTGGGTTGACGAAGGTCGTGCAGCAATGGCACTCATCCAATACCCCTAGTGTAccacaattaaaattataagcagtgaagaagaagataagtcAGTTATCTATGGATATAGTAATCGCCCACATAAACAAATTAACTGAAGTGCTCACATTCTCACATGAAAATAAAGCTAGGGTCAACCTTTGTTTCTTGAAAATTCTGTAGCAGATATTGAAAAAGTTTCTCCAAAAGAACAGTTAGAACTCACATTGTCCACAAAGACAGTACCAAAGTTTCCAATGATGTTGATAATTCCAAAAACAAGACCACCAGAACTCAACATTGTAAGGTAGGATCCATTGTAATTCCCGCCAACAGGTCCACAAGCCTGTCCAGTATGAGATATTGGTTCTTGACATATTCTTGATTTGCTTGCAACTTCCAATAGATGATTGTAAACAATTTTCGGACTACCCAGCTTGCTGCTTGCCGTGTAAACCAGATATACGAAGATCACCAAAATCACATGGACTGACACCAAAACATCAAAAATTTGGTTTAAGAAATCTCAAACAATATAATACTTGATCAAAATTATAAGTTGTGAACATTCTTAGTCTCATTTGAACTGTCACACATTATAGATTGCTAAAGGTTCAGGTATTGTACCTATCACAGAATGTATGTAGCTAGCCAAGAAAGTAGCTTTTAGTCCCCCAGCTAATGTATAGACTATCACACCAAGAGGAATTAGAAAGCTTGCAGCGTAAATGTTGACCCCCGTAAGTGCATTGACGACCGCAGAACCACCAAGAAGAAGCATGGCTGTTACAATAATATTCGTCATGAAGCAGAAGCCAAGGAAGACAATGTGAGCTGCAGTCCCCCATCTGATAGATTGAGTGAGAGATTTCAATCACAGTATGAGAATgctaaattttttatcatatataAAAACAGTAAGAATTCATTGTAATATGGTAGtgataaacctttttttttttttggtaaggttaTGGTAGTGCTAAACTTACCGAGCTCTTACTATTTCACAGACAGTATGAGCATGAGGAGCCTTCCGTTTGATCTCTATAGCCATAACACCAAACAGGAGTACCTGTTTTGTAGAACAGAGTAACCCATTAGATGATTTGTTCCTATTATACCAAAGAAATAACAGAATAATTGAATTAGTTCTAGATACACAAGATTTGTATAACAAACCTGGATGGTGGCACCACTTGCATACCAAAAAGGACCGCTAATACCATACTCCCAGGCGACATTGGAGCTTTGCAAGATTGTAGCAGCCCAAGTCCACTTGAAGAATCCAAATATCAAATATGTAAGTTCACAGAGTAATTTAATCAAACATACTGTAGATGCCTATCAACAGAAAAGAATATTACCTGAGATACAATGACACTAGCAATGAGTCCTGTTTTAACACTTCTTCCTGCAGTATTGAACCATTCAGATGTGTGTCGTGCCCCCACATATCGCTTCTCAAGCCATACCTAATTATAGAAGATGAaattaaaccagaaaaaaaaaaaaaaaaaaaaaaaaaaaagaagaatttgaaTCATAGGAACTCTTTTAGAAGAGAATTATAGCAATTCATGTTTCATGTTTATCCAAACAAATTTATCAATGACTACTTCATTAGTTCAGTGTGTTGTCCAGTGAGAATGGATTAATGGTTTAAGAAAATTGCATTGGTAGTCAAAACAGTTGAttggaagaaacaaaaaactttTAATGTTTAAGTTGAAGTTGCTAGAAAAGTGATTAACAAAACATGTTCTAATCAGATTAAAATCAGTGAAGACCCACCGCATCCTTTGTTTAGCATACTTTGCTATAATTCTCTAAATAATTTTCTGAAACAATGCCTTTCTATGAGAATCTCTTTAGTTGCTTCCCTGTCATGGTATAGCAACCATAGAACAGGTATGACATTATATATATTACCAACATCATTAAATATatgatggtaaaaaaaaaaaatattcttctaccaaaaaaaaataaaataaaataattattctaAATAataatcaacaacaacaactagcAGTAGAgtatctacttttttttttggtaatatagACTACCCGAAATACCCTCAACCTTAGAATGGAAGACTAGTACAGATTAATCTAACAAGGGAGGTGGTGGGGTGGTGCAGAAATCTAAGATTCGAACCCAATAAAGTGGTTCCCACCAAACCACAAAAAGGGTCCAACTTCAACGGAAGGGGTGTAAATTTGGAACAGAACATAATCGATTATTAATAGGTCGATTTTTTAATCggactaaaaaaatattttattgaacTTATTAACTGTTATTTTGTTCTTAAAAACTGGGACCAATTAGGAAACATATAGAGGACAATCTCATTATTTATTGGTGTTAATTTCAAGATTTGGAACCCCAATTAGTTAGTTGATGGAGACAACCCCTGATCCTGATCCTGACCCAAAAGACCGGAATCCATGAGAACCCAGCCGCCCCAGTTAACTGGAACCGTCCCTAACTCACCAATCAACATCCTCCTTTCCTTCCACAGATGGAGACAACCACCACCCAGAGCTAATCAGAAACTACAGAATAGGACTGACCTCTGACCATGATCATGGCGGGTCCAGACTCAAAGAGTCATCCATCCATATACCTAAACATGCTACTCTGCTTCAACCCCCCTTTATCATTTCTCAATTCAGTGAAGGAGAATAATacaatcaaagaaaagaaaagaaagaacgaTCAAAACAGTCAAATGATGAAACATACCAGGAAAGAAGTGAAGACAGCAAAGAAAGCCCCAAAACCAAGAATAACAGAGTACCCAACTCCTTG
The window above is part of the Macadamia integrifolia cultivar HAES 741 unplaced genomic scaffold, SCU_Mint_v3 scaffold995, whole genome shotgun sequence genome. Proteins encoded here:
- the LOC122070752 gene encoding urea-proton symporter DUR3-like isoform X1, with product MASSSSSAQCPPFGFSAKYYHVGIDGSCVRQSSFFEGKAALSQGVGYSVILGFGAFFAVFTSFLVWLEKRYVGARHTSEWFNTAGRSVKTGLIASVIVSQWTWAATILQSSNVAWEYGISGPFWYASGATIQVLLFGVMAIEIKRKAPHAHTVCEIVRARWGTAAHIVFLGFCFMTNIIVTAMLLLGGSAVVNALTGVNIYAASFLIPLGVIVYTLAGGLKATFLASYIHSVIVHVILVIFVYLVYTASSKLGSPKIVYNHLLEVASKSRICQEPISHTGQACGPVGGNYNGSYLTMLSSGGLVFGIINIIGNFGTVFVDNGYWMSAIAARPSSTHKGYLLGGLVWFAVPFSLATSLGLGALALDLPLTASEAGHGLVPPATAIALMGKAGSVLLLTMLFMAVTSAGSAELIAVSSLCTYDIYRTYINPNATGKQILKISRFIILAFGCFMGVLAVILNKAGVSLGWMYLAMGVLIGSAVPPIAFMLLWKKANASGAIVGTITGCILGIITWLSVTKVEYRRVNLDTTGRNAPMLAGNLVSILTGGAIHAVYSLLWPQNYDWESTKQITMVETDKTDLPDEEFKEEKLKHAKSWIVKWGIGFTVVIVILWPVLSLPARAFSIGYFTFWAVIAIAWGTVGSIVIIGLPLFESRETIINVLIGMVTSVNLNEKIEETNSKISAMAVPEAEQIDLEKEKGINKKN
- the LOC122070752 gene encoding urea-proton symporter DUR3-like isoform X2, with the translated sequence MAIEIKRKAPHAHTVCEIVRARWGTAAHIVFLGFCFMTNIIVTAMLLLGGSAVVNALTGVNIYAASFLIPLGVIVYTLAGGLKATFLASYIHSVIVHVILVIFVYLVYTASSKLGSPKIVYNHLLEVASKSRICQEPISHTGQACGPVGGNYNGSYLTMLSSGGLVFGIINIIGNFGTVFVDNGYWMSAIAARPSSTHKGYLLGGLVWFAVPFSLATSLGLGALALDLPLTASEAGHGLVPPATAIALMGKAGSVLLLTMLFMAVTSAGSAELIAVSSLCTYDIYRTYINPNATGKQILKISRFIILAFGCFMGVLAVILNKAGVSLGWMYLAMGVLIGSAVPPIAFMLLWKKANASGAIVGTITGCILGIITWLSVTKVEYRRVNLDTTGRNAPMLAGNLVSILTGGAIHAVYSLLWPQNYDWESTKQITMVETDKTDLPDEEFKEEKLKHAKSWIVKWGIGFTVVIVILWPVLSLPARAFSIGYFTFWAVIAIAWGTVGSIVIIGLPLFESRETIINVLIGMVTSVNLNEKIEETNSKISAMAVPEAEQIDLEKEKGINKKN